Genomic segment of Candidatus Sulfotelmatobacter sp.:
GGGAAAGCACCTCGACCGGCAGGAAGTGGGTGCACACCACGGCATCGGGGTGCTCGCGCTCGAGCACGTGCACCAGGCGCCGCAGGTTGAGGCGATCCATCGCCAGCCGCACCGGCGAGGTGCCGCGCAGCACGCGCGGCCGGGCCGACGAGTGATAGAGCGCCGCCCACAGCGCCGGTACGCGCGAGGCCATCACGTTGTAGGTGCTGGCGTAGGTGTCGCGATAGAAGCGCGAGGCGAACACCAGGGTGTCCACCTCGCGCACCAGCACGTCGGGGCGTTGCTCGAGAAAGGCCTCGGCCAGCGATTCGGCGGCGCGCTTGTGTCCACTGCCGGCGGTGGCATGAAGGATCGCGATGCGTGGGCCGGCCGGCGGATGCTCGACGTCGCCCGCCAGCGTCGCGATCGCGACCGCGCCGCCGCCGGCGGTCGGGAACAGCACCGCGCCGCCGCCCACCGAGCGCGCGCGCCAGCGCGCGATCCAGCGCCGGCGCTCCACGCGCACTCGCGCCTGCAGCCGGCGGGCGAGCCCGACCGGCAGCTCGATTCTTCCGAAACGGGGGACCTTCACCATGGAATGGGTCGATCGACTCCGCGCGCTTCCCTCACCTCATCGTCCGGGAGCGGCGTTCGGGTAGTGCCGAATCCTCGCCTCGCCTTCGGTCAGATCCACCGCGATCAGATCCACGCGCACCGGCTCGGGCGACCGGCGCAACAGCGCCGCGGCCGCACGCCGCAAGCGCTCGGCTTGGTCGTGCTCGAGCGCGAACGGCGCGCCGCCAAATCCGGAATGCGTGCGCAGCTTCACTTCCACCAGCACGCGCGTTCGACCGTCACGCGCGACGAGATCCACCTCGACGCCGGCCAGCCGGACACGACGCCCTTCCAGGGCCCAGCCTATCAGTCCCAGGTAAGCGGCGGCGAGGTCCTCGCCGCGTTCGCCCTTGGACAGATGAGTCGCCATCGCCTGCTCGCTCGCGGGGGCGAGTTCGCCGGGGGCAGGTTCAAAGCGCCAGCTTGAGCTCCACCACGGGTGCAAAGCTGTAGCGATGGAGCGGGCACGGACCGTGCCGCTCGAGCGCCTCGAGATGATCGGGCGTTCCATAGCCTTTGTGGCGCCCGAATCCGTAGGCCGGCCAGACCTGATCGAGCCGCTCCATGATCCGGTCGCGCACCACCTTGGCCACGATCGAAGCGGCGGCGACCGACAGGAGCTTCGCATCGCCGTCCACCACCGCCTGCTGCTCGCACGAGAGACCGGGGATGCGATCGAGGCCGTCCACCAGCACCAGCTCGGGCGCGAGCGAGAGGCGCAGCACCGCGCGGCGCATGGCTTCGAGGCTCGCGCGGCGGATGTTCATCGCATCCACGCGCCTCGGCCCGATCACCGACCAGCCGAACGCCCGGGCTCCTGAGAGAACCCGGGCGTAGAGCTCGCTACGATCATCCGGCGTCAGCTTCTTGCTGTCGTCGAGGCCGCGCCAGTTGCGCTCCCGATCGAGCACCACCGCGGCGGCGACCACCGGACCGGCCAGCGGCCCGCGTCCGGCCTCGTCCACCCCGGCCACCGTCGCTCGCCCGCCCGCAAGACGGGCCTCGGCGCGCGCCAGTCGGCGCCAGAGCCGCCCGGTCACTCCGTGGCCGCTTCTCCCGCGCCCTTCTTCTCCATCAGGCGCGCGGCCTTTCCGGAGCGACGCCGCAGGTAGAACAGCTTCGCGCGGCGCACCTTCGAGTGCTTCATGACCTTGACGTCCGCCAGTGAGGGCGAGTGGAGCGGGAAGGTGCGCTCGACCCCCACGCCTTCGCTGATCTTGCGAACCGTGAAGGTGGCGCGCAGGCCGCTGCCGCGAACGTTGATCACTTCGCCACGAAACTTCTGCTGGCGTTCCTTGTCGCCCTCGATCACACGCACCGACACTTCGACGGTGTCGCCCGGGCGCATCGAGGGGCGATCGGTCTTGAGATGAGCAGCTTCGAGCTTTTCAATCAGGCCCACGGGAGGGCTCCTTTCTGCTGGAAGCCCGGACCACCGGGCCAATCGGAAGGGCGCGCAGTATAGGGGAGCCTCGGAACCCGTTCAAATCGCGGAAACATGGTCCGATCAACGATAGAGCGCTTTGACCGAACCCCAGGTGGCCGTCCGCGCGGGGAGCGGACTCTCGACGCGGGTTGCGCCCCCCGGCCCTTCCCCGGTCTCGTCCTCCCAGCGCTCGATCCACCAGCGATTGGGATCGGCGTGGTAGCCGCGTGCCGCGAGATCCGGCGGGATCGCCGCCGAATCCCCCCGCACCGCATGGAACAGGGCGTGCCCCAGAACGCGATACTCCTGATCGCCCGCCTGGATCGAGAGCGTCACCTGTGTTCTAACCGTCTGATGCCACGGATAGGTCTTCCCCGGCCGCGGATCGGGAAGCGCCACCAGGTCCCGCTCGAAGACGAGTTGGATCGAGCTGGCGGGCGGCGCGTGGGCGACTCCGGTCTGAAACAGGTGCTCTTCGCAGGTGATTTCCGCATCGCGGACCAGCCTGCGCCCGGTGAACGCGTTGCCGGCGCTATCGGCCGGGGCGAAGATGAACTCGTAGTCCGAGGGGAGCAGAGTCTCGAGTTGCCCCCAGTTCCGGTGATTGAAGCACCACTGCAACGCGCTCACCGCATCGGTCGCCGAGCCCGGCACCGGCATCAGTTGAAGCAGTGCCGGCGAGTCGCTGGTGAACATCTGGCTCTGAGTCGGAAACTCTTGCTTCGAACACCCGGCCGGCGCCAGCAGGATCGTGATCGTCGCGATGCAGCCGATCGCGCGCTTCACGACCGGTTTGCCTCGCGCTCGCGCGTGAGCTTGCCCAGGAACTCGCGATCCTCGGGAGTCAGCTCGGCGTCGGTCAGCAGATCCGGTCGCCGCTCGAGTGTCCTGCGCAGAGCATCCTCGCGACGGCGGCGCGCGATCTGCGCGTGGTGCCCGGAGAGCAGCACGTCGGGCACCTTCCAGCCGCGGTACTCGGCCGGGCGAGTGTAGTAGGCGGCGTCGAGAAGGCCCGAATGGAACGAATCGCCCTCGACCGAGTCGAAATCGCTCACCACGTCGGGCAGCAGCCGGGCGATCGCGTCCACGATACAGAGCGCGGCCGGTTCGCCGCCCGAGAGCACGAAGTCGCCGAGCGAGATCTCTTCGTCGACCAGATGCTCGGCGACGCGCTCGTCCACCCCCTTGTAACGCCCGCACACGACCACCAGGTGATCGAGCCTCGACAGTGCGATCGCCATCTCCTGATCGAACCGGCGCCCCTGCGGGGAAGTGAGCAGCACCCGCGTTCCGGCCGGCCGCGCCTCGCGCGTGCCGATATCGAGGGAGGCGAGCGCGCGATCGATCGGCTCCACCTTCATGATCATTCCGGGGCCGCCGCCAAAGGGATAGTCGTCGGTGGTGCGGTGCGTGTCCTCGGTGTAGTCGCGCAGCGCGATGACGCGCACCTCGAGCCGGCCAATTGAGCGCGCCGCGCGGATCATCCCCTCGGCGAGCACCGGCGGGAAGAAATCGGGAAAGATGGTGAGCAGTGAGATTCTCATGTGGGGGGATCGCGGGGCCCTAGATCTCTTCGATTCCGGCCGGCAGCACGACCGTGATCACGCCGGCGGCGAGGTCCACGCGCTTCACCACGCCGGCGTGGGCGGGCAGTAGCAGCTCCTTCTCTCCTTGCACGACATACACCGGATGAGCACCCGTCAGCCACACATTCTCGAGCCGGCCCAGTTCGCGACCCTCCTCCGTGATCACCCGGCAGCCCACCAGCTGGAACGTGTACGCGATCCCCGGGCCGGGATCCGGGATTCGTTCCCGCTCGGCCCACAGCTCGCCGCCGGTCAGCTCGGCGGCGCGCTCGCGTCCGTCGTATCCGGCGAAGCGGACGAGCGGGCGTGGGTGCGCGTCACGCGCTCCCGCCATGCTCAGCTCCAGCGTCTCGCCGGCGCGCCGCTTCAGCAGGAAACGCCGGACGCGCATCAATTCTCGCGCGGTGAGGCTGGTCTGGTCGAGGGCCATCTCGCCCCGCAACCCGTGCGGCCGGCCGAGCCGGCCGATGCGCACCAGGTCGTCCGGCTGGAGGCTCAGTCGGCGATTTCGAGGCTGGCGCGGCGTCCGAGCCTGGAGGCCGCGGCGCCGAGGCAGAGTCGCATCGCGCGCGCGGTGCGGCCCTGGCGCCCGATCACGTGCCCGGTGTCGTCGGGATGGACGCGCAGCTCGAGGCAGGCGTCCTCGCCGGGCTCCACCACTTCCACCGTGACGTCGTCGGGATGATCCACCAGGCCCCGCGCCATCAGCACGACCAGGTCGCGCAGCCGCGCGTCGCCCTCGTCCGGCTCACTCGGCTCGCGGCGCGGACGCGGCGCCTCGTAGCTCTCGCGCGCGGGCGCGCTGGTCGCCGCGGGCCTCGGCGCGTGGATGATGGTGGCCGCATGCTCGGGCGAAGGCGGCGTCTCGAGCGGGCCGACGGGCGAACTCGGACTTCCGCCGGGAGAATCGACGGAGGGACGCGGCTTGCGCTTCGGCTGTCTTCCCCACTGAACGGGTTCGGTCATGGCGGGATTATCGCGGATGCGGCCCTGACATGACAAACCCGCCGGTCTGGAAGGCCGGCGGGTGGAGAAGCGGGCAGCGGAAGGGGCTCAGCTGGCGGCCAGCCCGATCGGGCAGGCGAGCCCCTTTTCCTCGCAGGTGACGCGAATCGTGGTTTCGAGCAGCTGGTCGAGACGCACCTCGGGCCGGTAGCCCACCAGGCGGCGGATCTTGGCAAGATCCGGGGCGCGGCGGCGCATGTCCTCGAACGAGCTGCCGTAGATTTCGGAATAGGGCACGTGCTGGATCGGCGAGTCGCTCTGGCACAGTCGCTTCACGCGATGGGCCAGGTCGAGGACGCTGACCTCTTCATCCGTGCCGAGGTTGAAGATGCCGCCCTCGGCGGCCGGCGTCTCGGCGAGCGCCACGGTGCCGCGCACCACGTCGCTCACCGCCGAGAAGCAGCGCGTCTGCTGGCCATCGCCGTAGACGAGGATCGGATCGCCGCGGAGCGCCCGCTCGATCATGTTCGGAATCACCATGCCGTACGACGCCGACTGGCGAGGGCCGCACGTGTTGAAACAGCGCACGATCACCACCGGCAGCTGCCGCTGCTGGTGGTAGGAGATCGCCAGGCACTCGTCCACCGCCTTGCCGCAGGCGTACGACCAGCGCAGCTTGTGCGTGGGCCCGAGCACGCGATCATCGTCTTCCGAGAACGGGACCGTGGCGCCCTTGCCATAGACCTCGCTGCTCGAGAACAAGACCACCTTGCGGTGGTGACGGTCGCAGGCTTCGAGCAGCGCCTCGGTGCTCCGCACGTTGTTGAGCAGCGATCGCAGGGGATTCTCGACCACGTAGCGCACGCCCACCGCGGCGGCGAGGTGGTAGACCCGGC
This window contains:
- a CDS encoding ribonuclease HII; amino-acid sequence: MTGRLWRRLARAEARLAGGRATVAGVDEAGRGPLAGPVVAAAVVLDRERNWRGLDDSKKLTPDDRSELYARVLSGARAFGWSVIGPRRVDAMNIRRASLEAMRRAVLRLSLAPELVLVDGLDRIPGLSCEQQAVVDGDAKLLSVAAASIVAKVVRDRIMERLDQVWPAYGFGRHKGYGTPDHLEALERHGPCPLHRYSFAPVVELKLAL
- a CDS encoding GDP-mannose 4,6-dehydratase, with amino-acid sequence MRVLVTGGAGFIGSHLAERLLQDGHDVTILDDLSTGRLENLNSFSPHPRLRFVEGDVAEGTLVSDLVAESSRVYHLAAAVGVRYVVENPLRSLLNNVRSTEALLEACDRHHRKVVLFSSSEVYGKGATVPFSEDDDRVLGPTHKLRWSYACGKAVDECLAISYHQQRQLPVVIVRCFNTCGPRQSASYGMVIPNMIERALRGDPILVYGDGQQTRCFSAVSDVVRGTVALAETPAAEGGIFNLGTDEEVSVLDLAHRVKRLCQSDSPIQHVPYSEIYGSSFEDMRRRAPDLAKIRRLVGYRPEVRLDQLLETTIRVTCEEKGLACPIGLAAS
- the rimM gene encoding ribosome maturation factor RimM (Essential for efficient processing of 16S rRNA) is translated as MRIGRLGRPHGLRGEMALDQTSLTARELMRVRRFLLKRRAGETLELSMAGARDAHPRPLVRFAGYDGRERAAELTGGELWAERERIPDPGPGIAYTFQLVGCRVITEEGRELGRLENVWLTGAHPVYVVQGEKELLLPAHAGVVKRVDLAAGVITVVLPAGIEEI
- a CDS encoding YraN family protein, which translates into the protein MATHLSKGERGEDLAAAYLGLIGWALEGRRVRLAGVEVDLVARDGRTRVLVEVKLRTHSGFGGAPFALEHDQAERLRRAAAALLRRSPEPVRVDLIAVDLTEGEARIRHYPNAAPGR
- a CDS encoding KH domain-containing protein, encoding MTEPVQWGRQPKRKPRPSVDSPGGSPSSPVGPLETPPSPEHAATIIHAPRPAATSAPARESYEAPRPRREPSEPDEGDARLRDLVVLMARGLVDHPDDVTVEVVEPGEDACLELRVHPDDTGHVIGRQGRTARAMRLCLGAAASRLGRRASLEIAD
- the rplS gene encoding 50S ribosomal protein L19, with the translated sequence MGLIEKLEAAHLKTDRPSMRPGDTVEVSVRVIEGDKERQQKFRGEVINVRGSGLRATFTVRKISEGVGVERTFPLHSPSLADVKVMKHSKVRRAKLFYLRRRSGKAARLMEKKGAGEAATE
- the trmD gene encoding tRNA (guanosine(37)-N1)-methyltransferase TrmD translates to MRISLLTIFPDFFPPVLAEGMIRAARSIGRLEVRVIALRDYTEDTHRTTDDYPFGGGPGMIMKVEPIDRALASLDIGTREARPAGTRVLLTSPQGRRFDQEMAIALSRLDHLVVVCGRYKGVDERVAEHLVDEEISLGDFVLSGGEPAALCIVDAIARLLPDVVSDFDSVEGDSFHSGLLDAAYYTRPAEYRGWKVPDVLLSGHHAQIARRRREDALRRTLERRPDLLTDAELTPEDREFLGKLTREREANRS